The Saccharomonospora cyanea NA-134 genome includes a region encoding these proteins:
- a CDS encoding VOC family protein gives MSVVPYLLCSDIDAEVEWLTKAFGFTLRHRSENDEGRAVHAELAAGEGTVMLGYPGEDFRNPAAIGHPTQMQLVTVGDVDAHYETAVAAGARVVAELTDRDYGRSYGAADPEGHQWYFVAGTS, from the coding sequence ATGAGCGTGGTGCCATACCTACTGTGTTCCGACATCGACGCGGAGGTCGAATGGCTCACCAAGGCGTTCGGTTTCACGCTGCGCCACCGCAGTGAGAACGACGAGGGCCGGGCGGTCCACGCCGAACTGGCGGCGGGGGAAGGCACGGTGATGCTCGGCTACCCGGGCGAGGACTTCCGCAACCCGGCCGCGATCGGGCATCCGACACAGATGCAACTGGTGACGGTCGGCGACGTCGACGCGCACTACGAGACCGCCGTGGCGGCCGGGGCGCGCGTCGTCGCCGAACTGACCGACCGCGACTACGGCCGCTCCTACGGCGCGGCGGACCCCGAAGGCCACCAGTGGTACTTCGTCGCGGGCACTTCCTGA
- a CDS encoding saccharopine dehydrogenase NADP-binding domain-containing protein, giving the protein MSGLVAVLGASGGVGLHTARQLVRSGVGLRLGARRPEVMRSVVPPNAETAETAGTVEVVAVDLWDDAALAEFCAGASVVVNCAGPSYAVVDRVALAALASGAHYVDPGGDVPLWRALSHEDWAASGLTAVINAGLMPGLTSVLPHWLAEGMVQRRSLTAYVGLLDRMTPVGAAEYLLTLAGEHGEAMAAWRDGQRRSRALGPVSGVRVPFFSSPVDLQPYLSLETERLASSLRLSEVDWWNVFDGEGHVLRTLARLQADGLDGDLSASARLLCEAAELDLFGRTPYQTLVFQLDGTTRDGTPESRTALLRGTDTYALTAAVASFSARRLLEGAEPPGAQHVQDVVDADALCAWLREQPEVTVLERFTSPTTSDGTAERSEVVDDVEEGVL; this is encoded by the coding sequence GTGAGCGGCCTGGTCGCGGTGCTGGGCGCCAGTGGCGGAGTCGGCCTGCACACCGCCCGCCAGCTGGTGCGGTCGGGAGTCGGACTGCGGCTCGGAGCGCGGCGCCCGGAGGTGATGCGTTCGGTCGTTCCGCCGAACGCCGAGACAGCCGAGACCGCGGGGACCGTCGAGGTCGTCGCCGTGGACCTGTGGGACGACGCGGCACTGGCCGAGTTCTGCGCCGGGGCTTCCGTCGTGGTGAACTGCGCGGGACCGTCGTACGCGGTGGTCGACCGGGTCGCACTCGCCGCGCTGGCCTCCGGTGCCCACTACGTCGACCCCGGTGGTGACGTGCCGCTCTGGCGTGCCCTGTCGCACGAGGACTGGGCGGCCAGCGGCCTCACCGCCGTCATCAACGCGGGGCTGATGCCCGGACTGACGAGTGTGCTGCCTCACTGGCTGGCGGAAGGCATGGTCCAGCGCCGGTCGCTGACCGCGTACGTCGGCCTGCTCGACCGGATGACACCGGTGGGGGCTGCCGAGTACCTGCTCACCCTGGCGGGCGAGCACGGCGAGGCCATGGCGGCGTGGCGGGACGGACAGCGACGTTCCCGCGCGCTGGGGCCGGTCTCGGGAGTGCGGGTGCCGTTCTTCTCGTCCCCCGTGGACCTGCAGCCGTACCTCAGCCTGGAGACCGAGCGACTCGCCTCGTCCCTTCGTTTGTCCGAAGTGGACTGGTGGAACGTGTTCGACGGCGAGGGCCACGTGTTGCGGACACTGGCCAGACTCCAGGCCGACGGCCTCGACGGTGACCTCTCGGCCTCGGCGCGGCTGCTGTGTGAGGCCGCCGAACTGGATCTCTTCGGCCGCACGCCCTACCAGACCCTGGTGTTCCAGCTCGACGGCACCACGCGGGACGGTACTCCGGAGAGCCGCACGGCACTGCTGCGCGGCACCGACACCTACGCCCTCACGGCGGCCGTCGCGTCGTTCAGTGCGAGGCGACTGCTGGAGGGCGCGGAGCCGCCCGGAGCCCAGCACGTCCAGGACGTCGTCGACGCCGACGCGCTCTGCGCCTGGCTGCGGGAACAACCCGAGGTCACCGTGCTGGAACGGTTCACGTCCCCCACGACCTCGGACGGCACCGCGGAGCGGTCCGAGGTCGTCGACGACGTCGAGGAGGGAGTGCTGTGA
- a CDS encoding 3-oxoacyl-ACP synthase, producing MGTHVAILGTGGYLPRRRQSASELAELVGMRESTITGKFGLNGKHLAAENEHVSDLATAAGERALAAAGVDPGDIGAVVYFGSTFKDYAVWQAAPKIAHNLGCTRAFALELDYVSCGGPVAMRVCRNMLLAEPDIGPVLAVGASRESALIEHSDRWSQFLFTYGDGAAGAVLAPVDEPPEVEVLGSHMITDGRFADDAMVPAGGTVEPVSHESVDAKRHVLRVENPSSMAGLLLITLNQLTAAARGAATRSGLTLDDIDFVCTSHVKRTAHKALLDALGVDVARSVYLDDTGHMTGVDTLFALDRAAREGRLDPGDHVLLVASGTGCTWAATMVRWGRRP from the coding sequence ATGGGCACGCACGTCGCGATCCTCGGCACCGGCGGTTACCTGCCGCGCCGCAGGCAGTCCGCGAGCGAACTCGCCGAGTTGGTGGGGATGCGCGAGTCCACCATCACCGGCAAGTTCGGCCTCAACGGCAAACACCTCGCCGCCGAGAACGAGCACGTCTCCGACCTGGCGACCGCCGCGGGTGAACGCGCGCTGGCCGCCGCGGGAGTCGACCCCGGTGACATCGGAGCCGTGGTCTACTTCGGATCGACGTTCAAGGACTACGCGGTCTGGCAGGCCGCTCCCAAGATCGCCCACAACCTCGGCTGCACCCGGGCGTTCGCGCTGGAGCTCGACTACGTCTCCTGTGGCGGTCCCGTCGCGATGCGGGTGTGCCGCAACATGCTGCTCGCCGAGCCGGACATCGGACCGGTACTCGCGGTGGGTGCCTCCCGCGAGTCGGCACTCATCGAGCACAGCGACCGCTGGTCGCAGTTCCTGTTCACCTACGGCGACGGCGCGGCGGGCGCGGTACTGGCCCCTGTGGACGAACCTCCCGAGGTGGAGGTCCTGGGCTCGCACATGATCACGGACGGCCGCTTCGCCGACGACGCCATGGTTCCCGCGGGCGGCACCGTCGAGCCGGTCAGCCACGAGTCGGTCGACGCGAAGCGCCACGTCCTGCGCGTGGAGAACCCGTCGTCCATGGCGGGCCTTCTGCTCATCACCCTCAACCAGCTCACCGCCGCGGCCAGGGGCGCGGCCACCCGCTCGGGACTCACCCTCGACGACATCGACTTCGTCTGCACCTCACACGTCAAACGCACCGCTCACAAGGCTCTGCTCGACGCGCTCGGGGTCGATGTGGCACGGTCGGTCTATCTCGACGACACCGGGCACATGACCGGTGTCGACACCCTCTTCGCCCTGGACAGGGCCGCGCGGGAGGGCCGGCTCGACCCCGGCGACCACGTGCTCCTCGTCGCCTCGGGCACCGGCTGCACCTGGGCCGCGACGATGGTGCGCTGGGGCCGGCGACCGTAG
- a CDS encoding alpha/beta fold hydrolase, which translates to MTAAPSVPTETFTVPLRTGITASVNLDGAGPDLLMLGGPHSAELMRGFIGPRFTAAGFRLITVEYRGIPPSTVPPGDYTVSQLTADLIALLEQCELAPLRVYGYSLGANVTLELLAERPDLVERAVLGGTRTTHPFASAEMHDEFLARVAAGETDPPPLTEMLLRARLMFGPRRLASDAFTGAIRQVLELPPTEGHNVPGLTAASRRHEPSPERIAAIRTPCRVIGFEHDVLTPASGAREVARLLNAEYREIGNCGHGAFIEQPRELTRLVTEFLGA; encoded by the coding sequence ATGACCGCCGCCCCGTCGGTTCCCACCGAGACGTTCACCGTCCCCCTGCGGACGGGTATCACCGCCAGCGTCAACCTCGACGGCGCCGGTCCCGACCTGCTCATGCTCGGCGGGCCGCACAGCGCCGAGCTGATGCGCGGCTTCATCGGCCCCCGTTTCACCGCGGCCGGGTTCCGGCTGATCACCGTGGAGTACCGAGGGATCCCACCGTCGACCGTGCCGCCCGGCGACTACACCGTCTCACAACTCACCGCCGACCTGATCGCCCTGCTGGAGCAGTGCGAACTCGCACCGCTGCGTGTCTACGGCTACTCGCTCGGCGCGAACGTGACGCTCGAACTGCTCGCCGAACGCCCCGACCTCGTCGAACGCGCCGTGCTCGGCGGTACCAGAACCACGCACCCGTTCGCCTCGGCCGAGATGCACGACGAGTTCCTCGCCCGTGTCGCCGCAGGCGAGACGGACCCGCCTCCGCTGACCGAGATGCTGCTGCGCGCGCGGCTCATGTTCGGGCCACGGCGGCTGGCCAGCGACGCGTTCACCGGTGCCATCCGTCAGGTGCTGGAACTACCCCCGACCGAGGGGCACAACGTTCCCGGCCTCACCGCCGCGTCGCGGCGACACGAGCCGAGTCCGGAGCGGATCGCGGCCATCCGTACGCCGTGCCGGGTCATCGGGTTCGAGCACGACGTGCTCACCCCGGCCTCGGGCGCCCGTGAGGTCGCCCGGTTGCTGAACGCCGAGTACCGGGAGATCGGCAACTGCGGCCACGGGGCGTTCATCGAGCAGCCGCGCGAACTCACGCGGTTGGTCACGGAGTTCCTGGGAGCGTAG
- a CDS encoding methyltransferase translates to MTVDTNAATTDETADVAAMNQLVRIGDYVTPIALRVIVELRVPDALADGPRTAEDLAEEVGAHGPSLYRVLRALTANGVFHEDRSHRFSLTPVSDLLRDGHPYSMRGMYRLSPADVHAVAELEYGVRNAESAFEHVHGTTFWEYTAKHPEHHERYQHNMWSMATLEIPAVLRVYDWSRTGTLVDLGGGTGQMIAGILKAHPAMRGVLLDLPDVAPGSRTVLEREGVLDRCEIVSGDFFESVPSGGDTYLLKRVFYDFTDDECTRILRSVRRAMKPDARVLVLDGVVRSDNRHDSGKLHDLYVLAMGQGRCRSREELADIFAGADLKVTRVIPTGAFPLVEGRAV, encoded by the coding sequence ATGACCGTGGACACGAACGCCGCGACGACGGACGAGACCGCCGACGTCGCCGCGATGAACCAGTTGGTCCGCATCGGTGACTACGTCACGCCGATCGCGCTACGGGTGATCGTCGAGTTGCGCGTGCCCGACGCGCTCGCCGACGGCCCGCGCACGGCCGAGGACCTCGCCGAGGAGGTGGGGGCCCACGGACCGTCGCTGTACCGGGTGCTGCGCGCGCTGACCGCCAACGGTGTCTTCCACGAGGACCGGTCACACCGGTTCAGCCTGACCCCGGTGTCCGATCTGCTGCGCGACGGGCACCCGTACTCGATGCGCGGGATGTACCGGCTCTCCCCCGCCGACGTGCACGCCGTGGCGGAACTGGAGTACGGGGTGCGGAACGCCGAGTCGGCGTTCGAGCACGTGCACGGCACGACCTTCTGGGAGTACACGGCGAAGCACCCCGAGCACCACGAGCGCTACCAGCACAACATGTGGTCCATGGCGACCCTGGAGATCCCGGCCGTGCTTCGGGTCTACGACTGGTCGCGTACCGGCACCCTCGTCGACCTCGGCGGCGGGACCGGCCAGATGATCGCGGGCATCCTCAAGGCACACCCGGCGATGCGGGGCGTCCTGCTGGACCTGCCGGACGTGGCTCCCGGCTCCCGCACCGTGCTGGAACGGGAAGGGGTGCTCGACCGGTGCGAGATCGTCAGCGGCGACTTCTTCGAGTCGGTGCCCTCGGGCGGGGACACCTACCTGTTGAAGCGGGTGTTCTACGACTTCACCGACGACGAGTGCACGCGCATCCTGCGTTCCGTTCGCCGGGCGATGAAGCCGGACGCGCGCGTGCTCGTGCTCGACGGCGTCGTCCGGTCGGACAACCGGCACGACTCCGGCAAGCTGCACGACCTGTACGTGCTCGCGATGGGACAGGGCAGGTGCCGTTCCCGGGAGGAGTTGGCCGACATCTTCGCCGGGGCGGACCTGAAGGTGACGCGGGTCATCCCCACGGGGGCGTTCCCGCTGGTCGAAGGGAGAGCGGTATGA
- a CDS encoding thioesterase II family protein, with protein MSATRADTWLRRYRPSPRPRLLLVCLPHAGGSAQFYRTWALRFPPGIEVVAVQYPGRAERSREPFRTDLRTLAGEVATALDTELGEDATTVPVALFGHSLGAAVAFEVALARSRSGAPPVHLFVSGRPAPVWPGVRHLAGDDEMWEDACRLGGTPAELADDPDVKAMALPALRADYALSETYTGDPTATVECPITAHAGREDPEVDPDAMKAWAACTTDPDFELRTYSGDHFFLVPMRHAVVSDVLRRLTPHLPGQLWPSTP; from the coding sequence ATGAGCGCGACGAGAGCCGACACCTGGCTGCGGCGGTACCGGCCGAGTCCGCGACCGCGACTGCTTCTGGTGTGCCTGCCGCACGCCGGGGGCTCCGCCCAGTTCTACCGGACGTGGGCGTTGCGGTTCCCACCCGGTATCGAGGTGGTCGCCGTGCAGTACCCCGGCCGGGCGGAGCGGAGTCGCGAGCCTTTCCGCACCGATCTGCGGACACTGGCGGGAGAGGTGGCGACCGCTCTCGACACCGAACTCGGTGAGGACGCCACGACGGTGCCGGTCGCGCTGTTCGGGCACAGTCTCGGAGCGGCGGTGGCGTTCGAGGTGGCGCTCGCGCGGTCGCGAAGCGGTGCCCCTCCCGTACACCTCTTCGTCTCCGGCCGTCCGGCACCCGTGTGGCCCGGCGTGCGGCATCTCGCCGGCGACGACGAGATGTGGGAGGACGCGTGCAGGCTCGGCGGCACACCGGCGGAGCTGGCCGACGATCCCGACGTGAAGGCGATGGCGTTGCCCGCGCTGCGGGCCGACTACGCGCTGAGCGAGACCTACACGGGTGATCCCACCGCCACCGTCGAGTGTCCGATCACGGCGCACGCGGGCCGCGAGGACCCCGAGGTCGATCCGGACGCGATGAAGGCGTGGGCGGCGTGCACCACGGACCCCGACTTCGAGTTGCGCACCTACTCCGGTGACCACTTCTTCCTGGTACCGATGCGCCACGCCGTCGTCTCCGACGTGCTGCGCCGCCTCACGCCGCACCTGCCCGGTCAGCTGTGGCCGTCGACCCCGTGA
- a CDS encoding cytochrome P450, which yields MDTYVSGLPPKFDALDRELLVDPYPVYTRLREESALCRGGPATWVVTRYAEVSALLRDSRVGHEFPERLGRPDMVLGTQPNFELPTIVSAIEPPAHTRVRGALSQALTPPVVRRMTALIERTVHELLEPALQRGSFDAVTDLAFPLQTALTCTLVGVPEEDRAEVTRYGVELGRSLILFPFVSPELGNGVPQARWLREYVTGLVRARRAKPKDDLVSTLVTNADRTGELSDDEIVDNVVFLFFAGFETSIHVLASGIAALLAFPDQLGRLREDLSLMPTAVEELARYDAPIQWIARVTKEPVEIAGRTLRGERVLLLLLASANRDPRQFPDPDRLDVGRKPNGHLSFGAGIHRCMGLHLGRAQVSTSLRVLLERCSRLEPAGEPVVRPHPNLRGYSAVPVAVRAA from the coding sequence GTGGACACGTACGTGTCGGGCCTGCCCCCGAAGTTCGACGCACTGGACCGGGAACTGCTCGTCGACCCCTACCCGGTGTACACGCGGTTGCGGGAGGAGTCGGCGCTGTGCCGCGGCGGCCCCGCCACCTGGGTCGTGACACGGTACGCGGAGGTGTCCGCGCTGCTGCGGGATTCGCGCGTCGGGCACGAGTTCCCCGAGCGGCTCGGCCGTCCCGACATGGTGCTGGGCACGCAGCCGAACTTCGAACTGCCGACCATCGTCTCGGCGATCGAGCCACCCGCGCACACGCGTGTCCGCGGTGCGCTGAGCCAGGCGCTCACACCGCCCGTGGTGCGGCGGATGACAGCGCTCATCGAGCGCACCGTCCACGAACTCCTGGAGCCCGCCCTGCAGCGCGGCTCGTTCGACGCGGTCACCGACCTGGCTTTCCCACTGCAGACCGCGTTGACGTGCACGCTGGTCGGCGTGCCGGAGGAGGACCGGGCGGAGGTGACCCGCTACGGCGTCGAGCTCGGCCGGTCGCTGATCCTGTTCCCCTTCGTCTCCCCAGAGCTGGGCAACGGCGTGCCACAGGCGCGGTGGCTGCGCGAGTACGTGACCGGCCTGGTGCGGGCCCGGCGCGCGAAACCGAAGGACGACCTCGTGTCCACGCTCGTGACGAACGCGGACCGCACCGGCGAGCTGTCGGACGACGAGATCGTCGACAACGTCGTGTTCCTGTTCTTCGCCGGATTCGAGACCTCGATCCACGTGCTGGCGAGCGGAATCGCCGCGCTGCTGGCCTTCCCCGACCAGCTGGGCCGGCTGCGGGAGGATCTGTCCCTGATGCCGACCGCGGTGGAGGAACTCGCCCGCTACGACGCGCCGATCCAGTGGATCGCCCGGGTCACGAAGGAACCCGTCGAGATCGCGGGACGCACGTTACGCGGCGAGCGCGTGCTGCTGCTCCTGCTCGCGTCCGCCAACCGTGACCCGCGTCAGTTCCCCGACCCGGACCGCCTCGACGTCGGGCGGAAACCGAACGGGCACCTGTCGTTCGGGGCCGGTATCCACCGGTGCATGGGACTGCACCTGGGCCGGGCGCAGGTCTCGACGTCGCTGCGAGTGCTGCTGGAACGTTGCTCACGACTGGAACCCGCCGGGGAGCCCGTGGTGCGACCGCATCCCAACCTGCGCGGGTACTCCGCCGTGCCCGTCGCGGTGCGCGCGGCATGA
- a CDS encoding acyl carrier protein, protein MTAENDTGVDELDVDAQTRLRQVFTECLVDEDGAPPADPASCRRGETSGWDSVTHLQLVARIEECFGVELDLDDIVDLETYADGVKILRKLGVEV, encoded by the coding sequence GTGACAGCCGAGAACGACACCGGTGTCGACGAGCTCGACGTGGACGCGCAGACCCGGCTCCGGCAGGTGTTCACCGAGTGTCTCGTCGACGAGGACGGGGCACCGCCCGCCGACCCCGCGAGCTGCCGACGCGGTGAGACGAGCGGCTGGGACTCGGTGACCCATCTGCAGCTCGTCGCCCGGATCGAGGAGTGTTTCGGCGTCGAGCTCGACCTCGACGACATCGTCGACCTCGAAACGTACGCCGACGGCGTGAAGATCCTGCGCAAGCTTGGAGTGGAGGTCTGA
- a CDS encoding FAD-dependent oxidoreductase — MTAADQESDFDVIVVGSGAAGLTAALAASTAGAGVAVLEASARLGGTTSVSGGQVWIPRNHHMSELGESDALADARAYCVDHSPHRDPALIDAFLDVAPKAVRGIEQHTPLRFVPMDTPDSFAEHPGGRPRGRNLEVAPVGTGPFTPWEQWTWSPPYPAVLTNAEVAASGMMSGGAPPMDLIGQRMRDSQVTLGVGLVIGLLRGCADAGVRIRRSCRVLDLVRSGGGVTGVVADHDGEQRTLTARRGVVLATGGFEHDDEMSRRLLDLPDPVPCSPPVSNGDGLRMAAAAGAMLGHLSESWCWPVIVGKATWDDDAATPRADIMIAERALPHAIWVNAAGRRFVNEASHNCALAFTETDPATGGPRNLPAYVIGDACYRERYALAGTPPGSALPDGAVSADSLTALAEHVGVDAAALADTVATFNRSVESGVDSQFGRGSHAYDRGLGDPTAPHPNLGTIERPPFFALPVRTGMVGTKGGPSTDGHGRVLDWSGRPIDGLFAAGNAADSVIGPGILSSGMTLGLAVAFGWAAGTTAAAR, encoded by the coding sequence GTGACCGCTGCCGACCAGGAATCCGACTTCGACGTCATCGTCGTCGGATCGGGAGCCGCGGGACTCACGGCAGCGCTCGCGGCGTCGACCGCCGGAGCAGGCGTGGCGGTGCTGGAGGCGTCCGCCAGGCTCGGCGGCACCACGTCGGTGTCCGGTGGGCAGGTGTGGATCCCCCGCAACCACCACATGTCCGAACTCGGCGAGTCGGACGCCCTGGCCGATGCCCGCGCCTACTGCGTCGACCACTCGCCGCACCGCGACCCCGCGCTCATCGACGCGTTCCTCGACGTCGCGCCGAAAGCGGTGCGCGGCATCGAGCAGCACACGCCGCTCCGCTTCGTCCCGATGGACACACCGGACTCGTTCGCCGAGCATCCGGGCGGGCGTCCGCGTGGCCGCAACCTCGAGGTCGCCCCGGTCGGGACGGGCCCGTTCACGCCGTGGGAGCAGTGGACGTGGTCCCCGCCCTACCCCGCCGTACTGACCAACGCCGAGGTCGCCGCGTCCGGGATGATGTCGGGGGGTGCCCCGCCGATGGATCTCATCGGGCAGCGGATGCGCGACTCACAGGTGACCCTCGGCGTGGGACTCGTCATCGGCCTGCTGCGAGGCTGCGCCGACGCCGGTGTCCGGATCCGCCGCAGCTGCCGGGTCCTCGACCTCGTCCGGTCCGGCGGCGGCGTCACCGGGGTCGTCGCCGATCACGACGGTGAGCAGCGCACGCTGACCGCACGCCGGGGGGTCGTCCTCGCCACCGGAGGGTTCGAGCATGACGACGAGATGTCGCGGCGGCTGCTCGACCTCCCCGACCCGGTTCCGTGCTCCCCACCGGTCAGCAACGGTGACGGGCTGCGGATGGCCGCGGCAGCGGGCGCGATGCTGGGCCACCTGTCGGAGAGCTGGTGCTGGCCCGTGATCGTCGGCAAGGCCACCTGGGACGACGACGCGGCGACCCCGCGCGCGGACATCATGATCGCCGAGCGCGCCTTGCCGCACGCCATCTGGGTGAACGCGGCGGGTCGCCGCTTCGTCAACGAAGCCAGCCACAACTGCGCACTCGCCTTCACCGAGACGGACCCCGCCACCGGCGGGCCCCGGAACCTGCCCGCCTACGTGATCGGTGACGCGTGCTACCGGGAGCGGTACGCGCTCGCGGGCACGCCCCCCGGGTCCGCGCTGCCGGACGGTGCGGTCTCCGCCGACTCGCTCACCGCTCTGGCCGAGCATGTCGGCGTCGACGCGGCGGCGTTGGCGGACACCGTCGCCACGTTCAACCGCTCGGTCGAGTCCGGTGTGGACTCCCAGTTCGGTCGCGGATCGCACGCCTACGACCGCGGGCTCGGCGATCCGACCGCGCCCCACCCCAACCTCGGCACCATCGAACGCCCCCCGTTCTTCGCACTTCCCGTCCGCACCGGCATGGTCGGCACCAAGGGCGGGCCGAGCACGGACGGACACGGCCGAGTCCTCGACTGGTCGGGCCGGCCCATCGACGGCCTGTTCGCCGCGGGCAACGCCGCGGACTCCGTGATCGGACCCGGCATCCTGTCCTCCGGAATGACGCTGGGGCTCGCCGTCGCCTTCGGCTGGGCCGCCGGGACGACGGCGGCGGCCCGATGA
- a CDS encoding alpha/beta fold hydrolase, whose amino-acid sequence MTGASARAVLVGAPAYRVALVGEALAPTLREAGLDLDVVCCADLVRDPAACTVAGMAAALRKRLAAGPRPAVLFGDRAGALVVLDLLSVTPDASECAVLSGARTTPSALEELEAAELTGRDRAVNPRTLALLRAASLLRPSRLADDTVLAELLDRLSAWPPETAAERAVLDVAARTKVEPETLAAVTTPCLVLASTLDAVTSPHAARTVARGLPSATLRTIDCGGGPLDSPEATAVEISTFARSIRMVS is encoded by the coding sequence ATGACCGGCGCCTCCGCTCGCGCCGTGCTCGTCGGCGCTCCGGCTTACCGAGTGGCGCTCGTCGGTGAGGCACTGGCTCCGACGCTGCGGGAGGCCGGGCTGGACCTCGACGTCGTGTGCTGTGCAGACCTCGTTCGCGACCCGGCCGCCTGCACGGTCGCGGGAATGGCGGCCGCTCTGCGCAAGCGGCTCGCCGCGGGCCCTCGGCCCGCCGTCCTGTTCGGAGACCGGGCAGGCGCCCTCGTGGTCCTCGATCTGCTCTCGGTGACACCGGACGCGTCGGAGTGCGCGGTGCTGTCGGGAGCGCGCACGACCCCGAGCGCTCTGGAGGAACTGGAGGCCGCCGAGCTCACCGGCCGTGACCGCGCGGTGAACCCGAGGACACTGGCGCTGCTGCGCGCCGCGAGCCTCCTGCGCCCTTCCCGGCTCGCGGACGACACCGTTCTGGCCGAGCTGCTGGACCGGCTGTCGGCGTGGCCACCGGAAACGGCGGCGGAGCGTGCGGTCCTCGACGTCGCGGCCCGCACGAAGGTCGAACCGGAGACCCTGGCGGCCGTCACCACACCGTGCCTCGTGCTGGCCTCGACGCTCGACGCCGTCACCTCCCCCCACGCCGCCCGCACGGTCGCTCGTGGCCTGCCCTCGGCGACGCTGCGCACGATCGACTGCGGTGGCGGCCCCCTCGACTCACCGGAGGCCACCGCTGTGGAGATCAGTACGTTCGCCCGTTCGATTCGGATGGTGTCATGA
- a CDS encoding Gfo/Idh/MocA family oxidoreductase, with translation MTPAERPPAVVCGTGFGRVYLEALSRPDSPYRPAGVLARGSARSVACAEHYGVPLYRDVDEVPDDVALACVVVGSGLVGGPGATLAERFLTRGVPVLQEHPLHPDELASCLRVARRHGTVHHVDTLFVHVEPVRRFVAAARRLLTRQPALFVEATCAYQVLQTLLEVLGEALGGARATGLTAAPGEPGPFRTVSGELAGVPFALRVQHELDPRAPDNHAHLLHRVTIGTEGGQLTLVNTHGPVVWTPRAHMPTDLATAVRLGDSAATHLDLPSARVVGPAEAPSYRHALAELWPNGILRAITALRHDVVAGDGGRAHGQRQLLLSRLSRKVNELLGPVRLIHRPDPEVLDVDDVLAGTEPTTGAR, from the coding sequence GTGACACCTGCGGAGCGGCCGCCCGCGGTGGTCTGCGGCACCGGCTTCGGCCGGGTGTACCTGGAGGCGCTCAGCCGCCCGGACAGCCCCTACCGGCCCGCCGGAGTGCTCGCCAGGGGCAGCGCGCGGTCCGTCGCGTGTGCCGAGCACTACGGGGTGCCGCTCTACCGCGACGTCGACGAGGTGCCCGACGACGTCGCCCTGGCCTGTGTCGTGGTGGGTTCCGGACTCGTCGGAGGGCCGGGCGCGACACTCGCGGAGCGGTTCCTCACGCGGGGTGTGCCCGTGTTGCAGGAGCACCCCCTGCACCCCGACGAACTGGCCTCCTGCCTGCGCGTCGCGCGACGGCACGGCACCGTGCACCACGTGGACACGCTGTTCGTGCACGTCGAGCCCGTGCGCCGGTTCGTGGCGGCCGCGCGGCGGTTGCTCACGCGGCAGCCCGCGCTCTTCGTCGAGGCGACGTGCGCCTACCAGGTGCTGCAGACACTGCTCGAGGTGCTCGGCGAGGCACTCGGCGGCGCGCGTGCGACCGGACTGACCGCCGCGCCCGGCGAACCCGGCCCGTTCCGGACGGTCTCCGGCGAGCTGGCGGGAGTGCCGTTCGCGCTGCGCGTACAGCACGAACTCGACCCCCGAGCGCCGGACAACCACGCGCACCTGCTGCACCGTGTCACGATCGGTACGGAGGGCGGGCAGCTGACACTCGTCAACACCCACGGGCCCGTGGTGTGGACCCCCCGGGCGCACATGCCCACCGACCTCGCGACGGCGGTGCGCCTGGGTGACTCCGCCGCCACCCACCTCGACCTGCCCAGCGCCCGGGTCGTCGGACCGGCGGAGGCGCCGAGCTACCGCCACGCGCTCGCCGAGTTGTGGCCGAACGGCATCCTGCGCGCGATCACCGCGTTGCGCCACGACGTCGTCGCCGGCGACGGGGGCAGGGCCCACGGCCAGCGACAACTGCTGCTGAGCCGCCTGTCCAGGAAGGTGAACGAACTGCTCGGTCCCGTACGGTTGATCCACCGGCCCGATCCGGAGGTGCTCGACGTGGACGATGTGCTGGCCGGAACCGAGCCGACGACGGGAGCACGCTGA